From one Streptomyces sp. SCSIO 30461 genomic stretch:
- a CDS encoding sugar phosphate isomerase/epimerase — protein MVRIPDAKVALSTASVYPESTATAFEIAARLGYDGVEVMVWTDPVSQDLEALRRLSDYHEVPILAVHAPCLLVTQRVWSTDPWVKLQRAQAAAEQLGASTVVVHPPFRWQRQYARDFVSGIWRMANETDVRFAVENMYPWRYRDREMLAYAPDWDVTKEDYRHFTVDLSHTATSRTDTLAMVDRMGDRLAHVHLADGKGSAKDEHLVPGRGDQPCAELLERLARSGFDGHVVIEVNTRRAMSAAEREADLAEALAFTRLHLASAAASDDEPEGAEADAFGGTAGGS, from the coding sequence GTGGTGCGTATCCCGGATGCGAAGGTCGCCCTGTCGACGGCCTCCGTCTACCCGGAGTCGACGGCGACGGCCTTCGAGATCGCCGCGCGCCTCGGATACGACGGGGTCGAGGTCATGGTCTGGACCGACCCGGTCAGCCAGGACCTGGAGGCGCTGCGCAGGCTCTCCGACTACCACGAGGTGCCGATCCTCGCGGTCCACGCGCCGTGCCTGCTGGTCACTCAGAGGGTCTGGTCCACCGACCCTTGGGTGAAGCTCCAGCGCGCGCAGGCCGCGGCCGAGCAACTGGGCGCGTCGACCGTCGTGGTGCATCCGCCGTTCCGCTGGCAGCGGCAGTACGCGCGCGACTTCGTGTCCGGGATCTGGCGGATGGCGAACGAGACGGACGTGCGGTTCGCCGTCGAGAACATGTACCCCTGGCGCTACCGCGACCGCGAGATGCTGGCGTACGCCCCCGACTGGGACGTCACCAAGGAGGACTACCGGCACTTCACGGTCGACCTGTCGCACACCGCCACCTCCCGTACGGACACCCTGGCCATGGTCGACCGGATGGGCGACCGGCTCGCGCATGTGCATCTGGCCGACGGCAAGGGCTCGGCCAAGGACGAGCACCTGGTGCCGGGACGCGGCGACCAGCCGTGCGCCGAGCTGCTGGAACGGCTGGCCCGCAGCGGCTTCGACGGGCATGTCGTGATCGAGGTCAACACCCGTCGGGCGATGTCGGCGGCGGAGCGTGAGGCGGACCTTGCCGAGGCGCTGGCGTTCACCCGGCTGCATCTGGCCTCGGCCGCCGCCTCGGACGACGAGCCGGAAGGGGCGGAGGCGGACGCCTTCGGCGGCACCGCGGGCGGATCATGA
- a CDS encoding Ppx/GppA phosphatase family protein — protein sequence MRLGVLDVGSNTVHLLVVDAHPGACPLPAHSHKAELRLAQLLDEDGAISAKGVDQLIATVEDALQAAEDKGCEDVLPFATSAVREATNADAVLARVRTVTGVDLTVLTGEEEARLTFLAARRWFGWSAGRLLVLDIGGGSLEIALGIDEDPDAAVSLPLGAGRLTAAMLPGDPPQPDDVRALRRHVRAQIARTVHEFSRFGRPDHVVATSKTFKQLARITGAARTADGLYVQRALNRAALEEWVPKLATMTSAQRSMLPGVSEGRSGQLLAGALVAEGAMDLFGVDELEICPWALREGVILRRLDHLPTD from the coding sequence ATGAGACTCGGAGTCCTCGACGTCGGTTCGAACACGGTGCACCTGCTGGTGGTGGACGCACACCCCGGTGCGTGCCCTCTGCCTGCCCACTCCCACAAAGCTGAGCTGCGGCTCGCCCAGCTCCTCGACGAGGACGGAGCCATCAGCGCCAAGGGCGTCGACCAGCTCATCGCCACCGTCGAAGACGCACTCCAGGCCGCCGAGGACAAGGGCTGCGAGGACGTCCTCCCCTTTGCGACGTCCGCGGTGCGCGAGGCGACCAACGCCGACGCCGTATTGGCGCGCGTCCGCACCGTGACCGGGGTCGACCTCACCGTGCTCACCGGCGAGGAGGAGGCCCGGCTCACCTTCCTGGCCGCCCGCCGCTGGTTCGGCTGGTCCGCCGGCCGGCTGCTGGTCCTGGACATCGGGGGCGGCTCGCTGGAGATCGCGTTGGGGATCGACGAGGACCCGGACGCCGCGGTCAGCCTGCCGCTGGGCGCCGGACGGCTCACTGCCGCGATGCTCCCGGGCGACCCGCCGCAGCCCGACGACGTGCGTGCGTTGCGCCGCCATGTACGGGCGCAGATCGCCCGTACGGTCCATGAGTTCAGCCGTTTCGGCCGCCCGGACCATGTGGTCGCCACTTCCAAGACGTTCAAGCAACTGGCCCGTATCACCGGCGCCGCGCGTACCGCCGACGGCCTGTACGTGCAGCGCGCGTTGAACCGCGCCGCCCTGGAGGAGTGGGTGCCCAAGCTGGCCACCATGACCTCCGCCCAGCGTTCGATGCTGCCCGGGGTCTCTGAGGGCCGCTCGGGCCAGCTGCTCGCCGGGGCTCTGGTGGCGGAAGGGGCCATGGACCTCTTCGGCGTCGATGAGCTGGAGATCTGCCCCTGGGCGCTGCGCGAAGGTGTGATTCTGCGCCGCCTGGACCACCTGCCCACGGACTGA
- a CDS encoding BACON domain-containing protein, producing the protein MLEPPETLVQASPARYEAYLDGLFTYCLAALCDHEAATEVLGDVLAISERQHRRCPSGETERKAWLYALARWACLRALAEQRRHRRRRGTGGGAHGKRSGGLRADAEGTRGAHGSRAQGRAHARSARSGCDETAPTESVRTIPPDVAERHRAELARLAWPEAAGTTPEQREALELAVRHRLVPRQVAAVLGMEPVRTRELLASAACEVERTRAALAVVEAGDCPSIARLTEDHQVLLSAGLRRELVRHVDDCPRCRRAAERAGAGGPWPGSSVTLPEGAEGAPAPAGAPDSPRRTFGGPVGQLPLVPAPRAEAYAAMPHVPRERAGSPRFGRDGFPVDPRSHAAQRGRLRTRAVTTAVVAAVVAAPVLALWGAYRGTSTDGDHQGGSPLFAGELDGAADEDGAERPDGFRRDGRGYGDYETAGNAQRGPGGRAVSVGSHPVATSGGVSIEVISPGQPLTGSTAFGRGPGRLTVEAQPSGDTTMITLTASGGAPVSWSLWTDAPWLYASVTSGVLRPGESFTVHVYVDHAAEPEGPWTARVGVDPSGAVLELDGHGETDPAPPAEPPPPSEEPSMPEPPPATEPPPASEPPPATDPPPGETPPPSDPAEPPPGDPAQPSAPSPN; encoded by the coding sequence ATGCTGGAACCACCCGAGACCCTCGTGCAGGCGTCGCCCGCGCGCTACGAGGCGTATCTGGACGGGCTGTTCACCTACTGCCTGGCGGCGCTGTGCGACCACGAAGCGGCGACGGAGGTGCTCGGCGACGTCCTGGCCATCTCCGAGCGTCAGCACCGGCGTTGCCCGAGCGGCGAGACCGAGCGCAAGGCATGGCTGTACGCGCTCGCCCGCTGGGCCTGCCTGCGAGCCCTCGCCGAGCAGCGGCGGCACAGGCGGCGTCGGGGCACGGGCGGCGGCGCGCACGGCAAGCGCTCAGGTGGGTTACGCGCGGATGCCGAGGGGACCCGCGGTGCGCACGGCTCCCGTGCGCAGGGCCGCGCCCATGCCCGGTCCGCGCGGTCCGGCTGTGACGAGACGGCGCCCACGGAGTCCGTGCGCACCATCCCGCCCGATGTCGCCGAGCGGCATCGGGCCGAACTGGCCAGGCTCGCCTGGCCGGAGGCTGCCGGCACCACCCCCGAGCAGCGCGAGGCGCTGGAGCTCGCCGTACGTCACCGCCTCGTACCGCGCCAAGTCGCCGCCGTACTGGGCATGGAGCCCGTGCGCACCCGTGAGCTGCTCGCGTCCGCGGCTTGCGAGGTGGAGCGCACCCGTGCGGCACTCGCCGTGGTGGAGGCCGGCGACTGCCCCTCGATCGCCAGGCTCACCGAGGACCACCAAGTGCTGCTCTCGGCCGGTCTGCGGCGCGAACTCGTGCGGCATGTGGACGACTGCCCGCGCTGCCGCCGCGCCGCCGAGCGCGCCGGGGCCGGCGGGCCCTGGCCCGGCTCATCGGTCACTCTGCCGGAAGGCGCGGAGGGGGCGCCGGCTCCGGCCGGCGCACCCGATTCGCCGAGGCGGACATTCGGAGGGCCGGTCGGGCAGTTGCCCCTCGTCCCCGCGCCGCGTGCCGAGGCCTACGCGGCGATGCCGCACGTACCGCGAGAGCGCGCCGGATCACCGCGCTTCGGCCGGGACGGGTTCCCCGTGGACCCGAGGAGCCACGCGGCTCAGCGCGGCCGGTTGCGGACCAGGGCGGTCACCACGGCCGTCGTGGCGGCGGTCGTGGCCGCGCCCGTGCTTGCGCTCTGGGGGGCCTACCGCGGTACCTCCACCGACGGTGACCACCAAGGCGGTTCCCCGCTGTTCGCCGGGGAACTCGACGGTGCCGCCGACGAGGACGGTGCGGAGCGACCGGACGGCTTCCGCCGTGACGGCCGCGGCTACGGCGACTACGAGACCGCCGGCAACGCGCAGCGCGGTCCCGGCGGGCGAGCCGTGAGCGTGGGCAGCCACCCCGTCGCCACATCCGGCGGGGTGTCCATCGAGGTCATCAGCCCCGGGCAGCCGCTGACCGGCTCCACTGCCTTCGGGCGTGGGCCGGGCCGTCTCACGGTCGAGGCCCAGCCGTCCGGCGACACGACGATGATCACCCTCACCGCGTCGGGTGGCGCCCCGGTGTCCTGGTCACTGTGGACGGACGCGCCCTGGCTCTACGCGAGTGTCACGTCCGGCGTCCTACGGCCGGGGGAGTCCTTCACCGTCCATGTGTACGTGGACCACGCCGCCGAGCCGGAAGGCCCTTGGACGGCACGTGTGGGCGTCGACCCCTCGGGCGCGGTCCTGGAGCTGGACGGGCATGGCGAGACCGATCCGGCCCCGCCCGCCGAACCGCCCCCGCCCTCCGAGGAACCGTCCATGCCGGAGCCGCCCCCGGCGACGGAACCACCGCCCGCCAGCGAACCGCCTCCGGCAACCGACCCCCCGCCCGGAGAGACACCGCCGCCGTCCGACCCCGCGGAGCCGCCGCCGGGCGATCCTGCGCAGCCGTCGGCCCCGTCACCGAACTGA
- the radA gene encoding DNA repair protein RadA, which yields MAARTKSAKDRPSYRCTECGWTTAKWLGRCPECQAWGTVEEYGAPAVRTTAAGRVTSAAVPIAQVDGRQATARTTGVDELDRVLGGGLVPGAVVLLAGEPGVGKSTLLLDVAAKAASDEHRTLYVTGEESASQVRLRADRIHALDDHLYLAAETDLSAVLGHLDAVKPSLLILDSVQTVASPEIDGAPGGMAQVREVAGALIRASKERGMSTLLVGHVTKDGAIAGPRLLEHLVDVVLHFEGDRHARLRLVRGVKNRYGTTDEVGCFELHDEGITGLADPSGLFLTRRDEPVPGTCLTVTLEGRRPLVAEVQALTVDTQIPSPRRTTSGLETSRVSMMLAVLEQRGRISSLGKRDIYSATVGGVKLSEPAADLAIALALASAASDTPLPKNLVAIGEVGLAGEVRRVTGVQRRLAEAHRLGFTHALVPADPGKVPPGMKVTEVADMGDALRVLPRGRRAEAPRMDEVRR from the coding sequence ATGGCTGCCCGTACGAAATCCGCGAAGGACCGGCCGTCCTATCGCTGCACCGAATGCGGTTGGACGACCGCCAAGTGGCTCGGTCGCTGCCCCGAGTGCCAGGCCTGGGGCACGGTCGAGGAGTACGGCGCGCCCGCGGTCCGTACGACGGCCGCCGGGAGGGTCACCAGCGCCGCGGTGCCGATCGCGCAGGTCGACGGTCGGCAGGCCACGGCCCGCACGACCGGTGTCGACGAGCTCGACCGGGTGCTCGGCGGGGGCCTGGTGCCGGGCGCGGTGGTGCTGCTGGCCGGCGAGCCCGGCGTGGGCAAGTCCACGTTGCTGCTCGACGTGGCGGCGAAGGCCGCGAGCGACGAACACCGCACCCTCTATGTCACGGGTGAGGAGTCGGCCAGTCAGGTGAGGCTGCGCGCGGACCGGATCCACGCACTGGACGACCATCTGTATCTGGCCGCCGAGACCGACCTCTCCGCCGTTCTCGGGCATCTGGACGCCGTGAAGCCCTCGCTGCTCATCCTGGACTCCGTGCAGACGGTGGCGTCCCCCGAGATCGACGGGGCACCGGGCGGCATGGCGCAGGTGCGCGAGGTGGCGGGTGCGCTGATCCGCGCGTCCAAGGAGCGCGGGATGTCCACCCTGCTGGTGGGACACGTCACCAAGGACGGCGCCATCGCGGGTCCGCGGCTGCTGGAGCACCTCGTGGACGTCGTGCTGCACTTCGAGGGCGACCGGCATGCCCGGTTGCGGCTGGTCCGGGGCGTCAAGAACCGTTACGGCACGACGGACGAGGTCGGCTGCTTCGAGCTGCACGACGAGGGCATCACCGGACTCGCCGACCCCAGCGGCCTGTTCCTGACCCGGCGGGACGAGCCCGTCCCCGGCACCTGCCTCACGGTCACACTGGAGGGGCGCCGCCCTCTGGTCGCCGAGGTCCAGGCGCTCACCGTGGACACCCAGATCCCCTCACCCCGGCGCACCACCTCCGGTCTGGAGACCTCCCGGGTCTCGATGATGCTGGCCGTGCTGGAGCAGCGGGGCCGCATCAGTTCCCTGGGCAAAAGGGACATCTACAGCGCGACCGTCGGCGGGGTGAAGCTCTCCGAGCCCGCAGCCGATCTCGCGATCGCGCTTGCTCTGGCGTCGGCGGCGAGTGACACACCGCTGCCCAAGAACCTGGTGGCGATCGGAGAGGTGGGGCTCGCCGGCGAAGTGAGACGGGTCACTGGTGTGCAGCGCAGACTCGCCGAAGCACACCGCCTCGGCTTCACGCACGCTCTCGTTCCGGCAGATCCCGGCAAGGTCCCGCCTGGTATGAAGGTCACGGAAGTCGCCGACATGGGGGACGCGCTGAGGGTGCTCCCGCGCGGGCGCAGGGCAGAGGCCCCACGAATGGACGAGGTACGCCGGTAG
- the disA gene encoding DNA integrity scanning diadenylate cyclase DisA: MAANDRGSAPGKSGGGSGGSGKEWLMRASLSAVAPGTALRDGLERILRGNTGGLLVLGMDKSVESMCTGGFVLDVEFTATRLRELCKLDGALILDKDITKIHRAGVQLVPDASIPTEETGTRHRTADRVSKQCGFPVVSVSQSMRLIALYVDGERRVLEESAAILSRANQALATLERYKLRLDEVAGTLSALEIEDLVTVRDVTAVAQRLEMVRRIATEIAEYVVELGTDGRLLALQLDELIAGVEPERELVIRDYVPEPTAKRSRTVDEALAELNDLTHPELLELPTVARALGYSGSPETLDSAVSPRGYRLLAKVPRLPGAIIERLVEHFGGLQKLLAASVDDLQAVDGVGEARARSVREGLSRLAESSILERYV, from the coding sequence GTGGCAGCCAACGACCGGGGCTCGGCCCCCGGAAAGTCCGGCGGAGGCTCCGGGGGGTCCGGCAAGGAGTGGCTGATGCGCGCCTCTCTGAGTGCGGTCGCTCCGGGCACCGCCCTGCGCGACGGACTGGAGCGCATCCTGCGGGGTAACACCGGTGGGCTGCTGGTCCTCGGTATGGACAAGTCGGTCGAATCGATGTGCACCGGCGGCTTCGTGCTGGACGTGGAGTTCACCGCGACGCGGCTGCGTGAGCTGTGCAAGCTCGACGGGGCCCTGATCCTCGACAAGGACATCACCAAGATCCACCGGGCCGGTGTGCAGTTGGTCCCCGACGCCTCCATCCCCACGGAGGAGACGGGCACCCGGCACCGGACCGCCGACCGGGTCTCCAAGCAGTGCGGTTTCCCCGTGGTCTCGGTCTCCCAGTCGATGCGGCTGATCGCTCTGTACGTGGACGGGGAGCGGCGGGTCCTGGAGGAGTCGGCCGCGATCCTGTCCCGGGCGAACCAGGCACTGGCGACCCTTGAGCGCTACAAACTGCGTCTTGACGAAGTCGCCGGGACGCTGTCCGCGCTGGAGATCGAGGACCTGGTGACGGTCCGCGATGTCACGGCGGTCGCACAGCGACTGGAGATGGTGCGCCGGATCGCCACGGAGATCGCCGAGTACGTGGTGGAGCTGGGCACCGACGGACGTCTGCTCGCCCTTCAGCTCGACGAGCTGATCGCGGGCGTGGAACCGGAGCGCGAGCTGGTCATCCGCGACTATGTCCCGGAGCCGACGGCGAAGCGGTCGCGCACGGTGGACGAGGCCCTGGCCGAGCTGAACGACCTGACGCATCCCGAGCTGCTCGAACTGCCCACCGTGGCACGGGCGCTGGGCTACAGCGGATCACCTGAGACCCTGGACTCCGCGGTCTCGCCGCGGGGTTACCGTCTGCTGGCGAAGGTGCCGCGGCTGCCCGGCGCGATCATCGAGCGCCTGGTCGAGCATTTCGGGGGACTCCAGAAGCTGCTGGCCGCGAGCGTGGACGACCTCCAGGCGGTCGACGGTGTCGGCGAGGCCAGAGCGCGCAGCGTCAGGGAGGGGCTGTCCCGACTGGCGGAGTCCTCGATCCTGGAGCGCTACGTCTGA
- a CDS encoding A/G-specific adenine glycosylase, translated as MTATDMPSPQTSPATIEDATALHSPVLAWFDQHARDLPWRRPDAGAWGVMVSEFMLQQTPVSRVLPVYEQWLARWPRPADLASEAPGEAVRAWGRLGYPRRALRLHGAAVAITERHGGDVPREHAQLLALPGIGEYTAAAVASFAYGQRHPVLDTNVRRVLARAATGIQYPPNATTAAERRLARALLPDDEATAARWAAASMELGALVCTARNEDCGRCPVAGLCAWRLAGKPAHDGPPRRGQTYAGTDRQVRGKLLAVLREATSPVPRAVLDRVWDEPVQRARALDGLVSDGLIEPLENDQFRLPLT; from the coding sequence ATGACTGCGACCGACATGCCATCCCCCCAGACCTCGCCCGCGACTATCGAGGACGCGACCGCGCTGCACTCCCCAGTCCTCGCCTGGTTCGACCAGCATGCCCGCGACCTCCCCTGGCGCCGCCCCGACGCGGGCGCCTGGGGTGTGATGGTCAGCGAGTTCATGCTGCAGCAGACCCCGGTCAGCCGGGTGCTCCCTGTGTACGAGCAGTGGCTGGCTCGCTGGCCACGCCCCGCGGACCTGGCCTCCGAGGCGCCAGGCGAGGCCGTACGGGCCTGGGGCAGGCTCGGCTATCCGCGGCGTGCGCTGCGGCTGCACGGCGCAGCGGTCGCGATAACGGAGCGGCACGGCGGCGACGTGCCCCGGGAACACGCGCAGCTGCTCGCGCTGCCGGGCATCGGGGAGTACACCGCGGCGGCGGTGGCGTCGTTCGCGTACGGGCAGCGGCACCCGGTCCTGGACACCAACGTCCGCCGGGTGCTCGCCCGCGCCGCCACCGGCATCCAGTACCCGCCGAACGCGACCACGGCCGCCGAACGCCGTCTGGCTCGTGCCCTGCTGCCGGACGACGAGGCGACCGCGGCGCGCTGGGCGGCGGCCTCGATGGAGCTGGGCGCGCTCGTGTGCACCGCTCGCAACGAGGACTGCGGGCGCTGCCCCGTCGCCGGGCTGTGCGCCTGGCGACTGGCCGGGAAGCCGGCTCATGACGGTCCGCCGCGGCGCGGGCAGACTTACGCGGGTACGGACCGCCAGGTACGCGGAAAGCTGCTGGCCGTGCTGCGGGAGGCGACGAGCCCCGTGCCTCGGGCGGTCCTGGACCGGGTCTGGGACGAACCGGTCCAGCGGGCCCGCGCCCTGGACGGGCTCGTTTCGGATGGTTTGATCGAACCTCTGGAGAATGACCAGTTCCGGTTGCCTCTCACCTGA
- a CDS encoding SigE family RNA polymerase sigma factor, which yields MAQGGEVLEFEEYVRTRQDALLRSARRLVPDPVDAQDLLQTALVRTYGRWEGIADKSLADAYLRRVMINTRTEWWRSRKLEEVPTEQLPDATVSDTTEQHADRALLMDVLKVLAPKQRSVVVLRHWEQMSTEETAAALGMSTGTVKSTLHRALARLRQELEAREREGRGLESRRATAAGLAEVPAPRVPAQRGDRTYARREERGQERCAA from the coding sequence ATGGCGCAGGGCGGCGAGGTACTCGAGTTCGAGGAGTATGTACGTACCCGGCAGGACGCGCTGCTGCGCAGTGCGCGGCGGCTGGTTCCGGACCCCGTGGACGCCCAGGACCTTCTCCAGACCGCGCTGGTGCGGACCTACGGTCGCTGGGAGGGGATCGCGGACAAGTCGCTCGCCGATGCCTACCTCCGCCGCGTCATGATCAACACCCGCACGGAGTGGTGGCGCTCCCGCAAGCTGGAGGAAGTGCCCACCGAGCAACTCCCCGACGCGACCGTGTCGGACACCACGGAGCAGCACGCCGACCGTGCGCTGCTGATGGATGTGCTGAAGGTGCTCGCGCCGAAGCAGCGCAGCGTCGTGGTGCTGCGGCACTGGGAGCAGATGAGCACGGAGGAGACCGCCGCCGCGCTCGGTATGTCGACCGGTACCGTGAAGAGCACGCTGCACCGTGCGCTCGCCCGGCTCCGGCAGGAGCTGGAGGCGCGCGAGCGGGAGGGCCGGGGGCTGGAAAGCCGAAGGGCGACGGCTGCGGGGCTGGCGGAGGTCCCGGCACCGCGGGTGCCCGCACAGCGTGGGGATCGTACGTACGCACGTCGTGAGGAACGGGGGCAGGAGCGGTGCGCGGCCTAG
- the cseB gene encoding two-component system response regulator CseB, which produces MAETHVLFVEDDDVIREATQLALERDGFTVTAMPDGLSGLEAFRADRPDIALLDVMLPGLDGVSLCRRIRDESTVPVIMLSARADSIDVVLGLEAGADDYVTKPFDGAVLVARIRAVLRRFGHAGGSQGDQDEPGQAGDGGVLTFGDLEVDTEGMEVRRAGRPVALTPTEMRLLLEFSSAPGTVLSRDKLLERVWDYGWGGDTRVVDVHVQRLRTKIGQDRIETVRGFGYKLRA; this is translated from the coding sequence ATGGCCGAGACACATGTCCTGTTCGTGGAGGACGACGACGTCATCCGTGAGGCCACGCAGCTCGCGCTGGAGCGGGACGGCTTCACGGTGACCGCCATGCCGGACGGGCTCAGCGGGCTTGAGGCCTTCCGCGCCGACCGGCCTGACATCGCGCTCCTCGACGTGATGCTGCCGGGGCTCGACGGAGTGAGCCTGTGCCGCCGTATCCGGGACGAGTCGACCGTGCCCGTGATCATGCTGTCCGCACGCGCGGATTCGATCGATGTCGTACTCGGGCTTGAGGCAGGCGCCGACGACTACGTCACCAAGCCGTTCGACGGTGCCGTGCTGGTCGCTCGTATCCGGGCGGTGCTGCGCCGCTTCGGCCACGCCGGCGGTTCGCAGGGTGACCAGGACGAGCCGGGGCAGGCGGGCGACGGCGGTGTGCTGACCTTCGGCGATCTGGAAGTCGACACCGAGGGCATGGAGGTGCGCCGCGCGGGACGACCGGTCGCACTGACGCCGACGGAGATGCGCCTGCTGCTGGAGTTCTCCTCGGCGCCGGGTACGGTGCTGTCCCGGGACAAGCTGCTGGAACGGGTCTGGGACTACGGCTGGGGCGGGGACACCCGGGTCGTGGACGTCCATGTGCAGCGGCTCCGCACCAAGATCGGCCAGGACCGGATCGAGACGGTTCGGGGCTTCGGATACAAGCTCAGGGCCTGA
- the cseC gene encoding two-component system sensor histidine kinase CseC, translating to MTRLAIRTGVRWKISFAIAAVGALIAFALSLVVHNSARVSMLDNARGLNMDRLEIAQRIYESSKPKAEPKFGGAKLNDPALPRELRRLLEAGRRATYVEADRGGSPEIWAAIPLHNGDVLSLHSRFPTRSADMMKALDRALVIGSVSVVFAGSALGVLIGGQLSRRLRKAAAAAGKVAQGNTEVRVREAVGGVVRDETDELARAVDALTDALNSRIEAERRVTADIAHELRTPVTGLLTAAELLPPGRPTELVRDRAQAMRTLVEDVLEVARLDGASERAELQEIALGEFVSRRIRVLDPAAVVRVVHESWVNTDPRRLERILGNLLTNAAKHGGTPVEVTVEGRVVRIRDNGPGFPEALLRDGPSRFRTGTSDRAGQGHGLGLTIAAGQARVLGARLTFRNAGHDVTGPGEATSGAIAVLWLPEHAPTNSGSFTLPQLAD from the coding sequence ATGACCCGCCTCGCCATTCGCACCGGCGTGCGCTGGAAGATCAGCTTCGCCATCGCCGCCGTCGGTGCGCTGATCGCGTTCGCGCTGAGTCTGGTCGTCCACAACTCCGCGCGGGTCTCGATGCTCGACAACGCCCGTGGTCTGAACATGGACCGGCTGGAGATCGCCCAGCGGATCTACGAGAGCAGCAAGCCGAAGGCCGAGCCCAAATTCGGCGGGGCCAAGCTCAATGACCCGGCGCTGCCCCGCGAGCTGAGGCGCCTGCTCGAAGCCGGCCGCCGGGCGACCTACGTGGAGGCGGACCGCGGCGGCTCGCCCGAGATCTGGGCCGCCATACCACTGCACAACGGCGATGTGCTGTCGTTGCACAGCCGGTTCCCGACGCGCAGTGCCGACATGATGAAGGCACTCGACCGCGCCCTGGTCATCGGCTCGGTCTCGGTGGTCTTCGCGGGCTCGGCGCTCGGCGTGCTCATCGGCGGACAGCTCTCGCGCCGACTGCGCAAGGCCGCAGCGGCGGCCGGCAAGGTCGCCCAGGGGAACACGGAGGTGCGGGTCCGCGAGGCCGTCGGCGGGGTGGTCCGGGATGAGACGGACGAGCTGGCGCGGGCCGTCGACGCCCTGACCGATGCCCTGAACTCCCGGATAGAGGCCGAGCGCCGGGTCACCGCCGATATCGCGCACGAGCTGCGCACTCCGGTGACCGGACTGCTCACGGCGGCTGAGCTGCTACCGCCCGGTCGTCCCACCGAGTTGGTACGGGACCGGGCGCAGGCGATGCGCACCCTGGTCGAGGACGTGCTGGAGGTGGCGCGGCTGGACGGCGCATCCGAACGCGCCGAGTTGCAGGAGATCGCGCTGGGCGAGTTCGTCAGCCGCCGGATCCGGGTGCTGGATCCGGCCGCGGTCGTACGCGTGGTCCACGAGTCATGGGTCAACACCGACCCGCGCCGGCTCGAACGCATCCTGGGGAATCTGCTCACCAATGCCGCCAAGCACGGGGGCACTCCGGTCGAGGTGACCGTGGAGGGCCGGGTGGTACGGATACGGGACAACGGGCCCGGCTTCCCGGAAGCGCTGCTGCGCGACGGCCCGAGCCGGTTCCGTACCGGCACGAGCGACCGGGCGGGACAGGGCCACGGTCTGGGGCTGACGATCGCGGCGGGTCAGGCGCGCGTGCTCGGGGCCCGGTTGACCTTCCGTAACGCCGGCCACGATGTGACCGGTCCAGGCGAAGCGACGAGCGGAGCGATCGCGGTGCTCTGGCTTCCGGAGCACGCGCCGACGAACAGCGGCAGTTTCACGCTGCCGCAGCTCGCGGACTGA